One window from the genome of Mauremys mutica isolate MM-2020 ecotype Southern chromosome 4, ASM2049712v1, whole genome shotgun sequence encodes:
- the SELENOH gene encoding selenoprotein H produces the protein MAPKARKRKAKEPEAKAVNSEDLKANGGADTLPKRSRVEGCQGPGPRVVIEHCKSURVYGRNADAVSQALRRTVANVVVEINPETPRRNSFEVSLVKEDGSTVELWSGIKKGPPRKLKFPEPQKVADVLKSSLV, from the exons ATGGCCCCCAAAGCGAGGAAGAGGAAGGCAAAGGAGCCTGAGGCAAAGGCTGTGAACTCTGAGGACCTGAAGGCGAATGGCGGTGCCGATACGCTGCCAAAGAGGTCACGGGTTGAGGGATGTCAGGGCCCGGGACCACGTGTGGTTATTGAGCATTG TAAGAGCTGACGAGTCTACGGGCGCAACGCCGATGCCGTGAGCCAGGCGCTGCGCCGCACCGTCGCCAACGTGGTGGTGGAGATCAACCCTGAGACACCACGCAGGAACAGCTTTGAGGTGTCCCTGGTGAAGGAGGATGGAAGTA CGGTGGAGCTATGGAGCGGCATTAAGAAAGGGCCACCTCGCAAGCTCAAGTTCCCTGAGCCACAGAAGGTGGCGGACGTGCTGAAGAGCAGCCTGGTCTAA